A single genomic interval of Nycticebus coucang isolate mNycCou1 chromosome 21, mNycCou1.pri, whole genome shotgun sequence harbors:
- the SPINT4 gene encoding kunitz-type protease inhibitor 4 produces MKTPELGFLLALFIFCSLTTPLLGGVKKVAEMICGDTKDPCLMDMDSGSCFEIHFRFFYNKTSKKCESFYYSGCDGNLNNYKLQIECEVNCVKEFKER; encoded by the exons ATGAAGACACCTGAGCTGGGCTTTCTTCTAGCACTCTTCATCTTCTGCTCGCTGACAACCCCATTATTGGGTGGTGTTAAGAAAGTTGCTGAGATGATATGCGGAGATACCAAAG ATCCCTGCCTTATGGACATGGATTCTGGCAGCTGCTTTGAAATTCACTTCAGATTTTTCTACAACAAAACCTCCAAAAAGTGTGAAAGTTTTTACTACAGTGGCTGCGATGGCAATCTTAACAACTACAAACTTCAAATAGAATGTGAAGTAAACTGTGTTAAAGAATTCAAAGAACGGTAA